One genomic segment of Tubulanus polymorphus chromosome 4, tnTubPoly1.2, whole genome shotgun sequence includes these proteins:
- the LOC141903530 gene encoding SEC14-like protein 5 encodes MVQKYQSPVRIYKFPFELVMAAYQKRFPTCKMIPVFLGSDMLSEYHSEDGALEVIERRCRLAIDAPYLLKKIIGVDHVNFVQKNDLDRRSRTLDIDAYNESFSSRVQIKEHCSYRVHPENPNWTCFEQQASLDIKSFFGFESTVEKIAMKQYSHNIKKGKEVIEYYINELISEGVDYIRPWSLDGCEIKSPDMFLKTDDMNKSIEKDSACELELGATASSIDAEKSETMNLDTEYIERFLGKLTPVQESNLVRLRKWLQETHKGKIPRDTHILRFLKARDFNVEKAREMLCHSLAWRKLHSIDRLLDTYKPMQVLEDYYAGGWHYYDKDDRPLYILRLGQMDVKGLIKAVGEEGILKHVLFINEEGIRRAEKATRIRGHAVSACTCIVDLEGLSMRHLWRPGIKALLRIIETVEANYPETMGRLLIVRAPRVFPVLWTLISPFIDENTRKKFMIYGGNDYQGQGGLADYINPEFIPDFLGGDCYCDVPEGGLVPKCLYMFDDDNLDQSPNEPPLFADSIYHTAHVVKDFPHEILISVPERGCVITWDFDILKGDVTFTLLRCRKPIISEPHQHHVHGASGGIGSTQYVDKHMVVGIDLSIVQPPHVCRDGDSVQGSHVTSQSGHYILQWKYFNSARASQSFDFSLSSHKSKVMYYTEVLSSEDFRGSMTSLQSCQSSFSSLSIGTSPNINYSSR; translated from the exons ATGGTGCAGAAATATCAATCTCCCGTTCGGATTTATAAATTTCCGTTTGAGTTGGTGATGGCT GCTTATCAAAAGCGGTTTCCGACGTGTAAAATGATACCGGTGTTTCTGGGTAGCGACATGCTCAGTGAATACCACAGCGAGGACGGTGCTTTAGAAGTTATTGAAAGGAGATGTCGATTAGCAATAGACGCTCCGTATTTACTGAAAAAA ATTATTGGCGTGGATCACGTGAATTTCGTTCAGAAGAACGACCTCGATAGGAGAAGCCGAACTTTAGATATCGACGCTTATAACGAAAGTTTCTCGAGTCGAGTGCAAATTAAAGAACATTGTTCTTACAGA GTTCATCCGGAGAATCCGAATTGGACGTGTTTCGAGCAACAAGCAAGTTTAGATATTAAATCATTCTTCGGTTTCGAAAGCACGGTCGAAAAAATAGCTATGAAGCAATATTCGCATAATATCAAAAAG GGTAAAGAAGTTATagaatattatataaatgagtTGATAAGTGAAGGGGTCGACTATATTCGACCCTGGTCACTGGATGGCTGTGAAATCAAATCACCCGACATGTTTTTGAAAACGGATGACATGAACAAATCCATAGAAAAAGACAGTGCCTGCGAACTGGAACTAGGTGCTACAGCGTCTAGTATCGACGCTGAAAAATCTGAAA CTATGAATCTCGATACGGAATATATCGAGCGATTTTTAGGAAAACTGACGCCCGTTCAGGAAAGTAACCTCGTACGTCTGAGAAAGTGGCTTCAAGAGACGCATAAAGGAAAG ATCCCTCGTGACACTCACATTTTGCGTTTTTTGAAAGCGAGAGATTTCAACGTAGAAAAAGCGAGGGAAATGCTGTGTCATTCGTTAGCGTGGAGAAAGTTGCACAGCATCGATCGTCTGCTTGATACGTATAAACCTATGCAAGTTCTCGAAGATTACTATGCAGGGGGCTGGCACTATTACGATAAAG ATGACCGGCCGTTGTATATATTACGTCTGGGACAGATGGATGTTAAAGGTCTCATTAAAGCTGTTGGGGAAGAGGGAATTCTGAAGCAT GTTTTGTTCATAAACGAAGAAGGAATTCGAAGAGCGGAGAAAGCAACTCGAATACGCGGCCACGCCGTCAG TGCGTGTACATGTATTGTTGATCTGGAGGGTTTGAGTATGCGTCATCTATGGCGACCGGGTATCAAAGCGTTACTGCGAATCATTGAAACAGTCGAGGCGAATTACCCGGAGACAATGGGCCGATTATTGATCGTGCGGGCTCCGCGAGTGTTCCCCGTTTTGTGGACGTTAATCAGTCCATTCATCGATGAGAATACACGTAAAAAGTTCATGATTTACGGTGGTAACGATTATCAAGGTCAAGGAGGACTGGCAGACTACATCAATCCAGAGTTTATTCCTGATTTCCTGGGAGGAGACTGTTAT TGTGATGTGCCAGAGGGGGGCCTTGTGCCGAAATGTTTGTATATGTTTGACGATGATAATCTGGATCAGTCTCCGAATGAGCCACCGTTATTCGCTGATAGTATCTACCATACAGCGCACGTAGTTAAAGACTTTCCACATGAG ATTTTGATCAGCGTTCCGGAACGTGGCTGCGTAATAACGTGGGATTTCGATATTCTGAAAGGCGACGTGACGTTTACGTTGTTGCGGTGTCGTAAACCGATAATTAGCGAGCCGCATCAGCACCACGTGCACGGCGCGTCGGGCGGCATCGGCTCGACGCAGTACGTCGATAAACACATGGTCGTCGGTATCGATTTGAGTATCGTTCAACCTCCTCATGTGTGTCGCGACGGAGACAGTGTTCAG GGTTCACATGTAACGAGTCAATCGGGTCATTATATTCTacagtggaaatattttaacagCGCGAGGGCATCGCAGTCGTTCGATTTCTCACTATCTAGTCACAAATCCAAAGTCATGTACTACACGGAAGTTTTAAGTTCTGAAGATTTCAG AGGTTCAATGACAAGTTTACAGTCGTGTCAGAGTAGCTTTTCATCGTTAAGCATCGGTACATCTCCGAACATCAACTATTCGTCTAGATGA